The sequence CTCTTTTCGATACTTCTAAAGTTAGTTAACTAACTTTAGATGTGGTAATATAACAATTCCTTTCTATTAAGTGTAGATTTTCTTAGGCATTTATATGTATACCCAATAAGATTAGACAAAGAGAGAAAAAGAGAGACCAAGCAAACTCTGCGTGGCGTGGCGTGCAATGACAAAGTAAGGCagtgttttttataaaaatatgactttATAATGACACCCCGCACTTTGCTTTGCACTTCAAGGCGGTTAAAAGCTGGCTTAAATTCCTAAGCTCTGTTTTTATTCACTAACTTTTGAttcatttagggttcaagctaatttggctgtcaatactaacggtatgaaatgtcctatgtaaagtaaaccctacatatgtattaatatatatatatattatagtacattcttacacagattgactaactcccacggtaagctcaagaaggctagTGTTGTGGAtattcagacaacgatataaataaaaatacttaaatacatgccattccgggattcgaacccaggtccatcagcttcatagacagggtcacttcAATGGCTTAACAATTAAATTCCGCGACTGTACCTACTATCGTGATAGCTATAGTAGGTTATAAATTCCCATGTCGAGACCTAAAATATGGATGGAGTGGATTAAAGTAAAacatactcatagtgttgtgttcctgccggtgagtaaggttgccagagctcaatgagggcgggagggggttagggtcggcaacgcgcatgtaactcctctggagttgcaggcgtacatggctacggagactgcttaccatcaggcgggccgtatgcttgtttgccaccgacgtagtataaaaaaaaacaaaagcataaaTTAACTGTATACATATGTCacagtaaaattaattttgagctatatttaattgtattgtgtCTAGGCATATACTACGGGCGAACACCGAGAGGGAGGGGGTAAACAATTGTAAAAAATGGGTAACGTTGGTATGGATATGTTCCCCTACATATGtaaaaatgcgtaattttaGCTTAAACTGATGTTGCCAACAAATACAGcttcagatccgtcgtgcacGAGCAAGACACAAATagcaaagaaaacaaaattaacaaatattttattaaccaaatcatcatcatcatcaggaACTAGCGATCATATGATCTAGCGACAGCGCCGCTCGTGGTTAATAAATCTTAGTAAATGTACCAATATCAACGTCGTATTACTTCCTCTGTTTACTACCAGTagttacttacttttttaatttatttattttagaaatgaGTCAGGTTGGCGAAGACCACAAAAGGAGGAGGAGTGAACGTCAACTTTAATCTCAATCGCAAGCCACTTGGGTTAGAGCGAGTGTTGGGCATTCATTCATGCCAGCCTAAATGACGTCATCCGTCGGACCCTTACCAGCCTGGTGTGCGACGACGGTAAGAGGCCCGATAAAATGACTCTAATCCCCTGACAAATGGGACGGCCTCTTATCTGGAATGCAACATGTGTAGATTTAGAGACTTAGCGCCGTCCCATCTAGTCAGCACGTCTGTGAGAGCTGGCGGAGCAGCGGCAGCAGCCGAATCCCTATtaaagcgccgcaaatatgctGGTCTTACAAACAactacatatttgcggcgttcgCGGTAGAGACCTTGGGGCCGTGGAGTCGTGACGCCCATAAGCTTTTCCAGAGCCTTAAAAAAAGGCTGATTGAGACTACGGGTGAccctagggctggctcattcctaggCCAAAGAATTCAGCGTGGGAATGGGGCCAGCCTTATGGGCAACCTTCCGCAGGGGTCAGATCTAGGGACCTACGATAGGTGAGTCTTTTTTTTAGttcatacttaattttaatCGTACTTTATGCTTTGTTATTGtacttgtttttaattataattataaattaccaataaatataatcatgatttttttactcaaaataatatttcacgAATTAAAATGTTAGGTATTACGTATAGGTAGATAGGAAATAATAGTCTCTTGTCTAATTTATACCttcatttatgtaataaaatcttaCAAATTGACTGTTGCATACTTTTAGTAAcagtattgtttttaatttgatcTTCTTCCGAGACcttatcccatttacttggggtcggccctccttgTCCTCTTCTTCCATTCTGCGCGGTTTAGTGCCAGGAGGCCTgccgcgaactacgttcgaccgttcgacgtgttgcctccctatcacacttacgtacaaatttacaagtgcgacagagaggtaacacgtcgaacgtggttcgcggtaggccctctggtgtgCGTCATTAATCCCTTGCTCTCTCAGGCTTTTCTCCACCGTCGTCAACCAAGTGGCAGGTGGTCTCCCGCTTCAAATATGGAGGACATGTGCGTTGTCTTTTTTCGGCTGATTTTAAGGCTATTTGTTTCTAGAGCATCGGCCCAGTGATTGAAAATGTTTTGCAGGTCTTCGACTGATTCAGATATCAGGGCAACATCATCCGCATATAGGATGTTCCACGGTACAGGCTGTTGATGTTTCCTCGTTAGGTAATCCATGGGTcgattgtttttaatttgataacCAAAGCATTAGGTACAATTTAGCTGTTctaggggcctagccaagatgccaatcgtttgcgctccGATAACGAAGCGCCTTCGGCttctatcactcttacatattagtgcgatatagagacagatagcgtttcgttgtctTAGCGCAAACGATttgcatcttggctaggcaccctgggtGCGTAGCCTACATGCCAATAGtttacgctacgacaacgaaacgctatctgtctgtctatcacaCTAAATATGCGCAAATGATtcgcatcttggctaggcatcCTGGGTgtttagccaacgtgccaatcgtttacgctacgacaacgaCACGCAATCTGTCTCTCTattgcactaatatgcgcaaacgtttggcatcttggctaggcatcttgggtgcgtagccaacatgccaatcgtttacgcttaaccgacgaaacgctatctgtctctctattgcACTAAATGCGCAAAccattggcatcttggctaggcatcctgggtgcgtagccaacacaatttattatgctatacaatTCATGCTGTGACTTTCTGCAAATTCAGCGATAAGCGCATgttctttattaattaatacctgcagtcatttactatctTTATTCATTTTCCATCGGTGTGAAAGGGATACATACttaagagcaagggttataggttggtagaaataataaataaaatacttaattcgCAAAGGATAATACATTAAACCATCAAATAATTTCGCGGTTTACTTTCTCTTAATCATATCATCATCACCGTTTCGAATGCaccaaaaaaaactaattaacatGAAATCATTTTACGcttaccaaatttcaaatccgaccattgaaaattattttacaattaaatgTGAAATTCATTTTACAAACAATAGCCGATGGTACTATAAAAGTTAACTTAATTCAGTCTAACATTTTAATTGAATGAAACGTTATTTAGAATAATCCTACATCTggaataattatttcattttttaatcttcatttttaaaataaaagtcacATGATTTATTCACTTTCATTTTATTCTACAATAACAAGTGCAAGAATTATTCTTATTCAAATCGATTGgaatagatataatatttttgccCAACTCTAGTTAAAGCTATGTATAGCCGCGAAATCTGTTTTACGATTTcatctaaatataaatattcatattcatattcatattcatattcatattcatattcatattcatattcatattcatattcatattcatattcatattcatattcatattcatattcatattcatattcatattcatattcatattcatattcatattcatattcatattcatattcatattcatattcatattaatattcatattcatattcatattcatattcatattcatattcatattcatattcatattcatattcatattcatattcatattcatattcatattcatattcatattcatattcatattcatattcatattcatattcatattcatattcatattcatattcatattcatattcatattcatattcatagtcatattcatattcatattcatattcatattcatattcatagtCATATTCAtagtcatattcatattcatattcatattcatattcatattcatattcatattcatattcatattcatattcatattcatattcatattcatattcatattcatattcatattcatattcatattcatattcatattcatattcatattcatattcatattcatattcatattcatattcatattcatattcatattcatattcatattcatattcatattcatattcatattcatattcatattcatattcatattcatattcatattcatattcatattcatattcatattcatattcatattcatattcatattcatattcatattcatattcatattcatattcatattcatattcatattcatattcatattcatattcatattcatattcatattcatattcatattcatattcatattcatattcatattcatattcatattcatattcatattcatattcatattcatattcatattcatattcatattcatattcatattcatatccatattcatattcatattcatattcatattcatattcatattcatattcatattcatatacatattcatattcatatatatttattcataataattcattttatatgtcacaatattatttaaaattaattatctacAAAACATGatctgtaatattttacataataataaaaaaattaaattaatattaaatctaagTTTTTAGGTACTTGTTTTGTATTCTATAAACTCATTAAAGCTATAAAAAATGTGCTCGATAAGCCATTTTTTTTCAGTTGCATTTTAAAACTCATTAATGACGGCGCATTCGTGACATGACCCGGCCGGCAGTCGGTTGTACACAGTCGGCCCCATCACGTGCGTTAGTTTCGCTGACTTAGCTAACCTATGCTGAACACCCAAGAGTTTGTGGGCGTTCCGCAAGTTACGACCGTGGACGTCAGCTCCTCTCGCGTATTCATTAAGGTGACATCGCACATAGACGGCCACTTGGTATATCACCATGGAGGGCAGCGTGAGTATCTGGAGGTCCTTGAAGAGCGGTTTTGCAGATGTACTTTGTCCTACCTGCACAATCGCTCGGATGGCTCTTTTTTGCACTCGGAAGACACGCTCCTATTCGGCAGCGCGGCCCGACACCTCCACGCCGTATTGGAGGATCGAGTGCACAGTGGCAAAATAGCAAGACCTTACCACATCCCTGGACACCACCCTTGCCAGGCGTCGCAGTGCGAAGCAAGCACTTGCCAGTTTGTTACAAACTTTAATAGTGTGTGCTCCCCACTGGAGGCCCCTATCAAGTTCAATACCCAGAAATGCGGTGTTTTGGACCTGACCTACTTTGACACGGTCCACGAGTACGATAGTATAACTCCCTAGGATCTTTTCCTCCAAGCTGGAAATGCAGGAAATGGGTCTTTTTTAGGTTTAGTACTAAGCCGTTCACACTGAAATACTGCGACACCTGACTAGCAACTTCATTTAGGCGCTGCTCGTCTTCATCTATATTAGGTGCCGATACTACAACAGCGACGTCATCGGCATACATATAAGCTTCTCCTGCTGTTATTGCTTTCGGGAGGTCAGTCAGAAGCAGCGAAAAAAGTATATTCGAAACCGACGACCGTTGCGCAACTCCCATTGACGTCGATATCGGCTCCGATCTCACTGTACCGTCAGCAACCACTGCCTGGGACCTACCATGAAGCATATCTGTTAGGAGTGCGTGAGCTTTACCTCTTATGCCATAGTGTCGCAGTTTGATAGAGAGCACGCTGTGGTCGGCAACATCGAACGCCTTCGActcatttaattattaaatttataatataacaggTCAATTatgatacaatttatttattaactgtaAATGggttaataaactaaaataattaactaaacatttataaattcgTCACACCTATAGAACGTGTGCTCAAGAAATCAACTTTTGATATAAAACTTATCAATGAAGGAGCTGAGGTGACTGTCCCAGGTAGCCCATTGTAAATAGTTGGACCCATTACCTGGGTCACCTTGTTCGACCGTACGAGTCTTCTTTGTACCGGAAGCAGTCTGCTTGGGTAGCGGGCTCTCATGACACGACATGCCGCGGTACAACACGCGCGAGCCGGCCCAGTGCGTGCGAAGCATGCTCCACCCAATTTATCACACCTACACAACATGTTGATATGAATCCCAAGAAAGTCATGATTCCCACTTGCTCCACGGCTACACCACCAGCTTGGACCCTTAATGTCCTCGGTGTCCGGCCTCCCACGTGGCAGTGGAAGACTTCTTTCACCCCCACTTGGGTTTTAGTGAGATTGAGGGCCAAGGCCAATCCGTTCAATCCAAACCATTTACTTGTTTTGCTGCGTCGTTGAGGTTACATTGAAGGGCATCCGAGTTAGGACTGATGAGGATGCCGGCTACGTCGTCCGCATATATTGTGAATGCTTTGGAGAGGTCGCGGCTGATCATAGTAACCTGCTGTTTGTTCTTCAAAGCACTGATTACCTATCGCACAACTATGCGCTTCAGTCAGTAGTACAACGTCCGGGTCTGTATGCGTATTGACGCTCCGACAGTACATTCGTTGCACTAAGGAACGCTGTTAGTCAGCAGTATAGACTATTTTTTAGCGCCTTAGCAATGGTGGGTATAATACCCACTGGTCTGTGTACCCATCAATGTTTTCTCTCTTACCCTTGCccttgaatatatatatatataggggATATTTTACTAATTTTCAAAGACTTGGGACAAAACAGTCTTCTTTCAGGCAGATGTTACAGAAATGTGAGAGTGCAGGTGATATGATGTCGGCTATCGAGTTAAGTAACTCTGTGGACATACCGTAGAAATCATTTGTGGTTTTGGGTTTTATGCGCTTAGAGATAATATTGCGGACTTCTTCGGAAATAAATGCTGTGAGTGTCATGGAGGAATCCGAGGTCAGCGCGAGGTGCGtcgtcatttctgtacggtttATGAATAATTTCCTCGTATAATTGTTAGAATTAATGCCTATTCTAATAGCAACCTACCAACCTAAGCCTGTTACTTTTTCAAACCTTCCTTCACTCGCCTCGACGACGATGAGTTCCGTCCCCGGTTCTACTCACTCTTTTGGCAATCATATCAGGGGTAATATATTTCAAATCATAAGCCCAACCGATCCGCGCAAAGAAATCTATAAAATGAGTCGAAAAATTCATATAATCATTTCCAAATTCAGAAGATCGGTAGTCACATGGAAAGGCGTGGTGGAAATTGTGATATCCCTCTCCGGATGACATAAGCGACAAGGGTACAATTTTTGTAGCCGATATATTTTTGTCATAGGGTTTATTTCCAAACGCGTGCGCGATGCTATTGAGACAAAACGTAGCATTGGCGCCGACCATGATCACAACGAGATGGACGTGGTACGCGTTGCTAAGAGATTCGTTCCAGAAATACATTGGTATCAGTGTCGGGAGTATGAATACAATTAAAGGGCTGAGGATTGCGTAGTATCTGGAACAAAATGAATATCTGATTAATGGCGAGCGTTGACTGATTTTAATTAATCGATCTATTATCTATATACCGGGCGGGGCCTGTAACAagagcaaaaaaattaaactgtggGCTGtactgtactcctcaaactgaacatttgtcttttttaataacttgtgttttgattttatgtactttaaaatttattctaagacgcaatgtattgcgaattttgttatgtttaaggcGTGACAAGCAAAgtcaattacaataataatggcGTACACACGGACTTCTAATATCTCCATGTCAAGTcagacttcataattttttaaagttatttgacAATACTGTCACCGAttgaggagtacaatctatgttttaattatttgctcatgTTTGAGGCCCCATCCGGTATTTGTATTGGAATGAGTAGAAATGGAATAAACAGAGAgggacattaaataaaaataccacaTCAGACAGACTACTGGGCATCCATGCAGgcattaagtttaaatacattattattaaaaagtattCTAACAGAATTTCGAATATGTAACGCTActtttttataggtacatacctaacTTTATCTTTTAAAAATGCTAAAAAGCCGATTTTAGGTTGTTGACTGAAGAATTGAGGATATTTCATTATGTGAACATAAAAAAGATAGGTACCTGTAAAACATGTTATGTAAGCGACGATCTGGTGAATTACTCTTAAACTTACTTCTTTTGAAACCGTAATACCGGGTTTTGCAGTAGATCCGATATGTCTATCTCTTTTCCCTTTTGAAGGCATTCTGGATGTCTCTTCACCAATAACCAACCAATGTGTGAGAAAAATAGTCCTCTCGCTGAACTATATGGGTCGGCATCAGTGTCGCAGTACTTGTGGTGTAATCTGTTCCAATCAAtcataattaacattttaaagcTCCAAACGCGGTTAGGTCTGCAGTGCGGTGTAAGGCAGGGGGGGCTTACCTCtcttataaatgaataaattatttaatctttatatttatttaaaattaaatataaatgactTAATATGTGAGTTCAGCAACACGCATGTCGGATGCTATGTTGACAGGGTATATAAGCTTTATTAatatacacttaggagcaaaactgtcccaatagtagcatcttagtagaatgtggagaaatTGATGTGGATCAAGGAGAGGGgcacatgattaatacataatagtactccttgaaattttctaaaaatcGACCTCATATGTTAATCGTACATCATATGTTaatgatgtacttggcatttacggttattttgtaatttcgaatcgaaaagtagaaaaaaacacatttttattttttccaatatttttatttcctcctatggaaactccaaatagggaacCATATATAAATAAGAAATTCTGCCACTATAAAATCATAATGAAATTGTTTTGATGGggcatatttttgaagttactttTAGGTGCCTTATAGTTCGGTGCAAAAGTGTCCCATTAAAAACAGCCATAGAAAGTGTCTGTTAGTTCAATGTTAAAGACGACTGTTATTCTGCCATAACTAGAAAACTATGTTCACGATTTAAACAATTCatacctcattttagagaggctaaatttcttaattatgtatgGTTTCCTATTCGGAGTTTTCATAGGAGGAACTAGaaatactgaaaaaaaataaaaattagtttttttctgCTTTTCgattctaaattacaaaataaccgtaagtgccaagtacatcatatgttaggccgatttgtagaaaatctcaaggagtactgttatgttttaaccatgtgcccctccccttgatcgacatcaacccTCTCCACATTCtcctaatatgctactattgggacagttttgctcctaagtgtaagTTATGCTGATGACATGGTGTTGCTGAGCCCATCGGTAGGTGGTCTGAAAATACTTTTGGGCATCTGTGACTCGTACGCTCGCCAccacaatttaaaatataaggcACTCAAAAGTAAGTACATGGTGTTCAAAGCGGGAAACAATTCCCAACGTATGTAGGTACGTCCCATTCTCCTAAATGGTCAGAGACTGAAGAGGGTTACGACCTTTAAATACCCAGGGCATTTGGTGACCGAAGATCTGCGCGACGACGCGGACATCGAAAGGGAACGCAGAGCATTGGCGATGAGAGCCAATATGATAGCCCGCAGGTTTCATTGATGTACTGTACGTCGcacacctacctacctacctataggtACCTGCAGCCTATGGACCAAATATACCCAGCGATCGCTAAACGCTCTGCGGGTCCAATACGACGCCTTCgggatgctgttgcggctgccgtgACACTGCAGCGCGTCCGCAATGTTTGCGGACGCGAACGTGAACGGTTTTCGGCGTTGCGCCGCGATGCTTGGCAGGGTGCGTGACAGCCGCAACAGCCTCCTGGCTATCGTGGCTAACAGGTGGGACAGTGGCCTTTTGAAGCACTGGTCATCCATGCATGTTAgccttaataataatttaatgtaaaatattatatttatagtagtaGATATCGTGCGCgagagctgtaagcgagcgcgcaataagaaagccgatgtgggtaatgaccaatgcacacgcgtttcatatgATGTTTTTCAACatacttgcgaggaaaaaacaaaacttataaatcagatttttttgtcaaaacagtaaaggtacctgcaattttcaaaatggtggcttacagttttaacatcgaataattgcacgaaagcgtgctgggcttgtaggcacttattcgccagttcattggaataagctactaacacgttttccaagaaagactgggcgtttttgctgattttccattgaataaaagtttcatatgccgccaattatttttcgcccgattttgatggtaaaaagctatcgttctcggctcttgcctctattagtattactggcagcgtccattttatgtgttcttcattttcaatctCTTCATCAATCATCAATCATTCAATTCTTCatgttcgtcaatatataaactaaaaacatgccaaactatttcaattttatgacaaatacggaaaatggttggcgcgtaatttttttttacgcacgattccaatgctcgcgcaaggcaaaggcgcgaacgaaatcgacaaacaccaattaaaaaaatgtaaaaaggctaataattttgtatttggattcgacggatggagatcaaatcgataaaattttatgattattcattaatgtaatttacgagataatttaatctataaaccGAACGACCGACCGGTCAGGTCTAGTAGGtagtgcctatgaagccgatggtcccgggttcaaatcctggtaagggcatttattcgtgtgatgagcatggatattttttcctgagtcattggtgttttctatgtatttaagtatttatatattatgtatatcgttgtttaagtaccctcaacacaagccttactgagcttactgtgggacttagtcaatttgtgtaataatgtcctataataataataattattatgtttggtgtgataaaacctctttgaactaacatttggtttagaaaaatgtattactcgaccaaattaagaaggctcagtttccatgcatattatttgcaatcagttaccttcttaactgagtcggataatataatgaaaaagcccaagtgttataatatactgaaaaaacacgcgtgtttaatatctaggattatgagccaaaaatcggtggaataaaaacgtcgttttgagcaagtgtgttgaaaatttattttatatgatctatttattaattttaaaattttaatggttgtaatttaatttaattatttgaattcattttattttaaactatgtTGTAATTTTGATTGAATtctacttttataattttaattaatgcaatttagttataagttagGTATAGTTATGTTATGTGTAGGTATGTCATATGGATTCCTTATTgtccgaa is a genomic window of Cydia pomonella isolate Wapato2018A chromosome 15, ilCydPomo1, whole genome shotgun sequence containing:
- the LOC133525899 gene encoding acyl-CoA Delta(11) desaturase-like codes for the protein MPLQIILMLMHTISGQTTVINWARDHRLHHKYCDTDADPYSSARGLFFSHIGWLLVKRHPECLQKGKEIDISDLLQNPVLRFQKKYYAILSPLIVFILPTLIPMYFWNESLSNAYHVHLVVIMVGANATFCLNSIAHAFGNKPYDKNISATKIVPLSLMSSGEGYHNFHHAFPCDYRSSEFGNDYMNFSTHFIDFFARIGWAYDLKYITPDMIAKRVSRTGDGTHRRRGE